A window of the Rhodoferax sp. GW822-FHT02A01 genome harbors these coding sequences:
- a CDS encoding crotonase/enoyl-CoA hydratase family protein, whose translation MAYETLTIDLQDHIATVTLNRPEKGNALNAGMWSEIRQAFEWVDHTAQARVAILRGEGRHFCTGIDLHMMMNVVRQIQTDCDGRTREELRNIIIDMQGTLTSLERCRKPVLAAVHGACIGGGIDLICCADMRYATADAQFSIREIDIGMTADVGTLQRMPKLVGEGMVRELAYTGRVFSGTEAAAMRLVNRTFESKEALYQGVQEIAATIALKGPLAIRGTKEMITYARDHSVADGLNYVATWNAAMLMSADLAEAMQASLQKRKPVFKD comes from the coding sequence ATGGCCTATGAAACACTGACGATTGATCTTCAGGACCACATTGCGACCGTCACTTTGAACCGGCCCGAAAAAGGCAACGCATTGAATGCGGGTATGTGGAGTGAAATCCGGCAGGCATTTGAATGGGTCGATCACACCGCCCAGGCACGTGTTGCCATTTTGCGGGGCGAGGGGCGACATTTCTGCACCGGCATTGATCTGCACATGATGATGAACGTGGTGCGTCAGATCCAGACCGATTGTGACGGTCGCACCCGCGAAGAGCTGCGCAACATCATCATCGACATGCAGGGCACGCTGACCAGCCTGGAGCGCTGCCGCAAGCCGGTGCTGGCCGCCGTCCATGGTGCCTGCATAGGCGGTGGGATAGATCTGATCTGCTGTGCCGACATGCGCTACGCCACGGCAGATGCACAGTTCAGCATCCGCGAAATCGACATTGGCATGACTGCCGATGTGGGTACCCTGCAACGCATGCCCAAGCTGGTGGGCGAGGGCATGGTGCGCGAGCTGGCCTATACCGGTAGGGTGTTCAGCGGTACCGAGGCGGCAGCCATGCGCCTGGTCAACCGCACGTTTGAGTCGAAGGAGGCCTTGTACCAAGGGGTGCAGGAAATCGCCGCGACCATCGCGCTCAAGGGCCCCCTGGCCATACGCGGCACCAAGGAGATGATCACCTACGCCCGCGACCACAGCGTGGCCGACGGACTGAATTACGTCGCAACCTGGAACGCCGCCATGCTCATGAGCGCGGATCTGGCCGAGGCCATGCAGGCCTCCCTGCAAAAGCGCAAGCCGGTATTCAAGGACTGA
- a CDS encoding transglutaminase family protein, whose protein sequence is MSIHAALNHVTHYSYDRLVALGPQVIRLRPAPHCRSKVISYSLKVEPETHFLNWQQDPFSNYQARLVFPEKTREFKVTVDLVVEMAVYNPFDFFLEPEAEEFPFTYEANLKQELAPYLMADKMTPLVESYLKKIDYTKRRSVMFLVDLNQMVHKDVNYTIRMEPGVQTPDETLTKASGSCRDSAWLMVQLLRHCGLAARFVSGYLIQLKPDVKALDGPSGTEVDFTDLHAWCEVYLPGAGWIGLDATSGLLAGEGHIPLACTPQPSGAAPIEGGVDKSEVEFSHHMQVTRLYESPRVTKPYTPEQWDAVMELGEQVDGELVAGDVRLTMGGEPTFVAVDDRDAAEWNTDALGPTKRGFATALVHKLRDEYGQGGFLHFGQGKWYPGEQLPRWALNIYWRADKQPVWKNPALFVDERNPTHYSSEEAGRFIRTLAARLGLTDKYVQPAYEDTWYYLWRERRLPVNVDPFKSRLDDEMERSRLRRVFEQKLDSVVGFVLPLKSSDGPRLTGPEWKTGPWFFRDERMYLMPGDSPMGLRLPLDSLPWVSEGDYPYLVELDPTAPRGALPPHAAFAQRYAPGGSVAGSTAATGADKAGTLGSNGAPGGATPYLAGTGAQSEAARKTQSRASAASSAVAANAQSSAQAEPADFARMPNRQESAHWITRTALCVEVRDPRRANGPKAEAVGEKSGVMYVFMPPLELLEDYLDLLAAIEATATELKVKIVLEGYPPPRDPRLKLLQVTPDPGVIEVNIHPVTHWKELVYNTEFLYNAAFESRLSAEKFMTDGRHTGTGGGNHFVMGGATPADSPFLRKPELLASLLLYWHNHPSLSYLFSGMFVGPTSQAPRVDEARNDQLYELEIAIEQIYKNRETYGQSMPPWLVDRTLRNILIDVTGNTHRSEFSIDKMYSPDSSTGRLGLLELRAFEMPPHPHMSSVQQLLLRALVARFWKTPYKAPVTRWGTELHDRFMLPTFIQMDFHDVIGEMKQAGYAFDESWFAPHFEFRFPLVGGVQSMGIELTLRNALEPWHVMGEESSAGGTARYVDSSLERMEVRVSGLNESRYVITCNGKALPMQSTGTVGEFVAGVRYKAWNPPSSLHPSIGLHAPLTFDIVDTWMKRSVGGCQYFVTHPGGLAYENFPVNAFEAESRRLSRFAAMGHTPGTLVIPPATINVAASKEFPFTKDLRRG, encoded by the coding sequence ATGTCCATTCACGCAGCGCTCAACCACGTTACCCACTACAGCTACGACCGGCTGGTGGCCCTGGGCCCGCAGGTCATCCGCCTGCGCCCGGCGCCCCATTGCCGCAGCAAGGTCATCTCGTATTCGCTCAAGGTCGAGCCCGAGACCCATTTTCTGAACTGGCAGCAGGACCCGTTTTCCAACTACCAGGCGCGCCTGGTGTTTCCGGAAAAGACCCGCGAGTTCAAGGTCACGGTGGATCTGGTGGTCGAAATGGCGGTGTACAACCCCTTCGACTTCTTTCTGGAGCCCGAGGCGGAAGAGTTCCCCTTCACCTACGAAGCCAACCTCAAGCAGGAGCTCGCGCCCTACCTGATGGCGGACAAGATGACGCCGCTGGTCGAGAGCTATCTCAAGAAGATCGACTACACCAAGCGCCGCAGCGTCATGTTCCTGGTGGACCTGAACCAGATGGTGCACAAGGATGTGAACTACACCATCCGCATGGAGCCCGGCGTGCAGACGCCGGATGAAACCCTGACCAAGGCCTCCGGCTCCTGCCGTGACTCGGCCTGGCTGATGGTCCAACTGCTGCGCCACTGCGGCTTGGCCGCGCGTTTTGTTTCCGGCTATCTGATCCAGCTCAAGCCCGACGTGAAGGCACTGGACGGCCCCAGCGGCACCGAAGTGGACTTCACCGACCTGCACGCATGGTGCGAGGTGTACCTGCCCGGTGCCGGCTGGATCGGTTTGGATGCGACCTCCGGTCTGCTGGCGGGCGAAGGCCACATCCCCCTGGCCTGCACGCCACAACCCTCGGGCGCTGCGCCTATCGAAGGCGGCGTGGACAAGAGCGAGGTCGAGTTCAGCCACCACATGCAGGTCACCCGCCTGTACGAGTCACCGCGTGTCACCAAGCCCTACACCCCGGAACAATGGGACGCGGTGATGGAACTGGGCGAGCAGGTCGATGGCGAACTGGTTGCTGGCGACGTGCGCCTGACCATGGGCGGCGAGCCCACCTTTGTCGCGGTGGATGACCGCGATGCGGCCGAATGGAATACCGACGCATTGGGCCCAACCAAGCGCGGCTTTGCCACTGCCCTGGTGCACAAGCTGCGTGACGAATACGGCCAGGGCGGTTTTCTGCACTTCGGCCAGGGCAAGTGGTACCCGGGCGAGCAATTGCCGCGCTGGGCCCTGAACATCTACTGGCGCGCCGACAAGCAACCGGTCTGGAAAAATCCCGCGCTATTTGTGGACGAGCGCAACCCCACGCATTACAGCAGCGAGGAAGCGGGCCGCTTCATCCGCACCCTGGCGGCTCGCCTGGGCCTGACCGACAAATACGTGCAGCCCGCCTACGAGGACACCTGGTACTACCTCTGGCGCGAACGCCGCTTGCCGGTCAATGTGGACCCCTTCAAGTCGCGCCTGGACGACGAGATGGAACGCTCGCGCCTGCGCCGCGTGTTCGAGCAAAAGCTCGACTCGGTGGTGGGCTTTGTGCTGCCACTCAAGTCCAGTGACGGCCCGCGCCTGACCGGCCCTGAGTGGAAGACCGGCCCCTGGTTCTTCCGGGACGAGCGCATGTACCTGATGCCCGGCGACTCCCCCATGGGCCTGCGCCTGCCGCTGGACTCCCTGCCCTGGGTCAGCGAAGGCGACTATCCCTATCTGGTGGAGCTGGACCCGACCGCGCCGCGCGGCGCGTTGCCCCCGCATGCCGCATTTGCACAGCGCTATGCGCCGGGCGGCTCGGTTGCTGGCTCAACGGCGGCAACAGGAGCCGACAAGGCGGGTACCTTGGGCAGCAACGGTGCTCCAGGTGGCGCTACACCGTATCTGGCTGGCACCGGCGCGCAGAGTGAAGCCGCGCGCAAAACCCAGAGCCGCGCCAGTGCGGCAAGCAGCGCAGTCGCGGCCAATGCCCAAAGCAGCGCCCAGGCAGAACCGGCCGACTTTGCCCGCATGCCCAACCGGCAGGAGTCTGCCCACTGGATCACCCGCACCGCGCTGTGCGTGGAAGTGCGTGACCCGCGCCGCGCCAACGGCCCCAAGGCCGAGGCTGTGGGGGAAAAGTCCGGCGTGATGTACGTGTTCATGCCGCCGCTGGAACTGCTGGAGGACTATCTGGACCTGCTGGCCGCCATCGAAGCCACTGCCACCGAGCTGAAGGTCAAGATCGTGCTGGAAGGCTACCCGCCTCCGCGCGATCCACGTCTCAAGCTGCTGCAAGTCACGCCCGACCCCGGCGTGATCGAAGTCAACATCCACCCTGTTACCCATTGGAAGGAACTCGTCTACAACACCGAGTTCCTGTACAACGCGGCCTTCGAGTCGCGCCTGTCGGCCGAGAAGTTCATGACCGATGGTCGCCACACCGGCACCGGTGGCGGCAACCACTTCGTGATGGGTGGCGCCACACCGGCGGACAGCCCCTTTTTGCGCAAACCCGAACTGCTGGCCAGCCTGCTGCTGTACTGGCACAACCACCCAAGCCTTAGCTACCTGTTCAGCGGCATGTTTGTCGGCCCGACCAGCCAGGCACCGCGTGTGGACGAGGCGCGCAACGACCAGCTGTACGAGCTGGAAATCGCCATCGAGCAGATTTACAAGAACCGCGAAACCTATGGCCAGAGCATGCCGCCCTGGCTGGTGGACCGCACCTTGCGCAACATCCTGATCGACGTTACCGGCAACACCCACCGCAGCGAGTTCTCCATCGACAAGATGTACTCGCCCGATTCCAGCACGGGCCGCTTGGGGCTGCTGGAACTGCGCGCCTTCGAGATGCCGCCGCATCCGCACATGAGCAGCGTGCAGCAGTTGCTGTTGCGTGCCCTGGTGGCCCGCTTCTGGAAAACGCCTTACAAGGCCCCGGTCACCCGTTGGGGCACCGAGCTGCATGACCGCTTCATGCTGCCGACTTTCATCCAGATGGACTTCCACGATGTCATCGGTGAGATGAAGCAGGCCGGCTATGCATTCGATGAGAGCTGGTTTGCACCGCATTTCGAGTTCCGCTTTCCGCTGGTGGGTGGTGTGCAGTCCATGGGCATCGAGCTCACCTTGCGTAACGCGCTGGAACCCTGGCATGTGATGGGTGAGGAAAGCAGTGCCGGTGGTACCGCGCGCTATGTGGACTCCAGCCTGGAGCGCATGGAGGTGCGCGTGAGCGGCCTCAACGAGAGCCGCTACGTCATCACCTGCAACGGCAAGGCCTTGCCCATGCAGAGCACGGGTACGGTGGGCGAATTTGTTGCCGGTGTGCGCTACAAGGCCTGGAACCCGCCCAGCAGCCTGCACCCCAGCATCGGCCTGCATGCGCCGCTGACCTTTGACATCGTGGACACCTGGATGAAGCGCTCGGTGGGTGGCTGCCAGTACTTCGTTACCCACCCGGGCGGCCTGGCCTACGAGAACTTCCCGGTCAACGCGTTTGAGGCCGAGAGCCGCCGCCTGTCGCGCTTTGCCGCCATGGGCCATACGCCTGGCACCCTGGTCATTCCCCCGGCCACCATCAACGTGGCGGCCAGCAAGGAGTTTCCGTTCACCAAGGATTTGCGCAGGGGCTGA